In Onychostoma macrolepis isolate SWU-2019 chromosome 14, ASM1243209v1, whole genome shotgun sequence, a single window of DNA contains:
- the slc25a5 gene encoding ADP/ATP translocase 2, translating into MSETAISFAKDFLAGGIAAAISKTAVAPIERVKLLLQVQHASKQITADKHYKGIIDCVVRIPKEQGFVSFWRGNMANVIRYFPTQALNFAFKDKYKKIFLDGVDKHTQFWRYFAGNLASGGAAGATSLCFVYPLDFARTRLAADVGKAGAEREFSGLGNCLVKISKSDGIKGLYQGFNVSVQGIIIYRAAYFGIYDTAKGMLPDPKNTHIVVSWMIAQSVTAVAGLASYPFDTVRRRMMMQSGRKGADIMYSGTIDCWKKIARDEGGKAFFKGAWSNVLRGMGGAFVLVLYDELKKVI; encoded by the exons ATGAGTGAGACCGCCATCTCCTTCGCCAAGGACTTCTTGGCCGGTGGTATTGCCGCTGCTATCTCTAAAACCGCCGTGGCCCCCATCGAGAGAGTCAAGCTGCTGCTTCAG GTGCAACATGCTAGCAAACAGATTACAGCGGATAAGCATTACAAGGGCATTATTGACTGCGTGGTGCGTATTCCCAAGGAGCAGGGCTTCGTGTCGTTCTGGAGAGGAAACATGGCAAATGTCATCAGATACTTCCCCACCCAGGCCCTCAACTTTGCTTTCAAGGACAAGTACAAGAAGATCTTCCTCGATGGCGTAGACAAGCACACCCAGTTCTGGAGGTACTTCGCTGGTAACCTGGCCTCAGGTGGTGCTGCTGGTGCCACGTCCCTCTGCTTTGTCTACCCCCTTGACTTCGCAAGAACCCGTCTGGCCGCTGATGTCGGCAAGGCTGGAGCAGAAAGAGAGTTCTCCGGCCTGGGAAACTGCTTGGTAAAGATCTCCAAGTCTGATGGCATCAAAGGTCTCTACCAGGGCTTCAATGTGTCCGTGCAGGGTATCATCATTTACAGAGCTGCGTACTTCGGCATCTATGACACAGCCAAGG GTATGCTGCCAGATCCCAAAAACACCCACATTGTTGTCAGCTGGATGATTGCTCAGTCTGTGACTGCTGTTGCTGGTCTTGCATCCTACCCCTTCGATACAGTCCGTCGTCGTATGATGATGCAGTCTGGACGCAAAGGAG CCGACATCATGTACAGTGGAACAATTGACTGCTGGAAGAAGATCGCACGTGATGAGGGTGGCAAGGCTTTCTTCAAGGGAGCCTGGTCCAATGTTCTCAGAGGCATGGGTGGTGCCTTTGTGCTGGTCTTGTATGATGAGCTGAAGAAGGTCATTTAA